DNA from Streptomyces luteogriseus:
CGGTCGTTCGGAGAAGAACCGGACGTCCTCGAATCCCTCGTCGACGCATCCCTCACGGCCCGGGTCACCCTCGACGAACAGGGCACCGTGACCGGCTGGAACGAGGGCGCCGAGCTGCTCCTCGGGTACTCGGCCGGGCAACTGGCCGGCCGCCGTGCGGCGGATCTGCTGGCCGAGCCGATCCCGGTACGGGGCGGCCTGCCCACGCTCGCCGGGCTGCCCCGCTGGAACGGCGACGTGGCGCTCCGACACCGCGACGGCCGGAAACTGACGGTCGGGATCCTCGCCCACCACAGGCCACCCGGCGCCGACGCCCCCGCCTGGCTCATCGTCTCCGCCCGGAGCGGCCGGCAGCCACCGGCCGGTCTCGACGATTCCCTCGTGAGCTGGAGCTTCGCCCAGTCCCCGTGCTGCGCCCAGGCGATCTACGACACCCGGCTCCGGCTGCGCCGGGCCAACGCAGACATGGAGCGGTCCACGGCGCTCACCGAGGAGGAGATGCGGGGCCTGCGCGTGTCCGAGATCATCGACCACGACGCCGGCGTGCGGGCGGAACGCAGCATGGCCCGGGTCCTGCGCACCGGCGAGCCGGAGTACCAGGAGAACTACCTGCGTGCGCCCGGCGAGGACCATGAGCACGCCTGGTCGGTCTTCATCTCCGCGCTGCGCGACCAGGAGGGCACCGTCCGGGGCGTCTGTCTCTCGGCGCACGACATGACCGAGCGGTTCTGGGCCCGCAAGCGCCTCCAGCTGATCGCCGAGGCCGGCCGGCGCATCGGCACCACACTCGACGTGACGCGCACGGCCCAGGAGCTCGCGGACGTGACCGTGCCGGCCCTGGCCGACTTCGTCAGCGTCGATCTGCTGGCCGCGCTGGACGACGCACCCGAGCCGCCCGAGCGGGCGGTTCCGGCGGACGGGCCGCTGCTGCTGCGCCGGGTGGCGCTGCGGTCGGTCATCCCGGGCACCCCGGAGTCGGCCGTGGCGGCCGGCGCGGTGGGCTCCTACCCGGCGGGCTCGATGCCCTTCGAGAGCCTGCGCACCGAACGCCCAGCCCTGCACGAGGTGACCGACCCGGCGTTCACCGCCTGGCTCGCCCGCGACCCGGCCCGCGCCGCCCGGGTCCGGGCGTTCGGCATCCACTCCGTGATGGCCGTGCCGCTCGCGGCCCGCGGCACCACGCTGGGCGTCGCCTTCTTCGTCCGGCACCGCACCCAGGAGGCCTTCCAGCACGACGACCTGGTCCTGGCAGGGGAACTGGCCGCCCGGGCCGCGGTCAGCATCGACAACGCCCGCCGCTACACCCGCGAGCGCGCTACCGCGGTCACACTCCAGCGCAGCCTGCTGCCGCAACGGCTCCCCCGGCAGGCGGCCGTCGAGGTCGCCTCCCGCTACCTCCCGGCGGTCCCCCACGCCGGCGTCGGCGGGGACTGGTTCGACGTCATCCCGCTCTCGGGCGCGCGGGTGGCCCTGGTCGTCGGAGACGTGGTCGGCCACGGCCTGGTCGCGTCGGCGACCATGGGGCGGCTGCGCACGGCCGTCCGCACACTGGCCGACATCGACCTGCCCTGCGACGAACTGCTCACCCACATCGACGACCTGGTCGCCCGCCTGAACACCGAGGAGGAGGGCGACACCGGGGGGAGGCCGGCCGGGTCCACCGAGACCTCGAGCGACGTGGGGGCCACCTGCCTGTACGCCGTCTACGACCCCGTGACGCGACGCTGCTCCCTGGCCGCCGCCGGGCATCCCGCTCCGGCCGTGGTGAGCCCCGAGGGCACCGTCGACCTCGTCGGCCTCCCGGCCGCGCCCCCGCTGGGCGTGAGCGGCCTGCCGTACGAGGCCACCGAGGTCGTCCTCCCCGAGGGCAGCCTGCTCGCCCTCTACACCAACGGCCTGGTCGAGACCCCCGACCGGGATCTCGACACCGGCGTCCACCGGCTGCGGAAGGCCCTGGCCCGCCCTGCGGCCTCGCTGGACGCCCTGTGCGACACGGTCCTCGCCGAGCTGCTGCCGCAGCGCCCGGCCGACGACGTGGCCCTGCTCATCGCCCGTACGCGCGCGCTCGACGCCCGGCAGGTCGCCACCTGGTCGGTGCCGTCCGACCCGTCCGCGGTCGCGCAGACCCGCAAGGACGTGGTGGCGCAACTGGAGCGGTGGGGCCTTTCCGACGCCGAGTTCGTCACGGAACTGGTGGTCAGCGAGCTCGTCACCAACGCCATCCGGCACGCCGAGCCGCCGGTCCAACTCCGCCTGATCCACGACTCGACCCTGATCTGCGAGGTCTCCGACGGCGGAAACACCGCTCCGCACCTGCGGCGTGCCCGCACCTACGACGAGGGCGGCCGCGGTCTGCTCCTCGTCGCCCAGCTGACCGAGCGCTGGGGCACCCGCCAGAGCGCCGCGGGCAAGACCATCTGGGCGGAACAGACCCTGCCCCCCGCGTGAGGAGCCACCGGTCATGAGCACACCCGCGTCCCACCGGGCCGCCCGCGCCCCCGTCCAGCAGGCCGCCCTGCTGCTCGGCCTGGTCTTCGTCGTGGTCGGCGCGCTGGGCTTCATCCCCGGCGTCACCACCGACTACGGCTCGCTGGAGTTCGCCTCGCACGAGTCGGGCGCCGAACTGTTCGCCCTGTTCCAGGTGTCGATCCTGCACAACCTCGTGCACCTGGCCTACGGCCTCACGGGGCTGATCCTCGCGGGCACGGCCGCCGGGGCGTACGCGTACCTGCTGGTCGGCGGCGCCGTCTACCTGGTGCTGTGGGTGTACGGCCTGTCGGTCGGCCATGACAGCGATGCCAACTTCGTGCCGCTGAACACCGCGGACGACTGG
Protein-coding regions in this window:
- a CDS encoding ATP-binding SpoIIE family protein phosphatase gives rise to the protein MEQPVTVGRAGRSFGEEPDVLESLVDASLTARVTLDEQGTVTGWNEGAELLLGYSAGQLAGRRAADLLAEPIPVRGGLPTLAGLPRWNGDVALRHRDGRKLTVGILAHHRPPGADAPAWLIVSARSGRQPPAGLDDSLVSWSFAQSPCCAQAIYDTRLRLRRANADMERSTALTEEEMRGLRVSEIIDHDAGVRAERSMARVLRTGEPEYQENYLRAPGEDHEHAWSVFISALRDQEGTVRGVCLSAHDMTERFWARKRLQLIAEAGRRIGTTLDVTRTAQELADVTVPALADFVSVDLLAALDDAPEPPERAVPADGPLLLRRVALRSVIPGTPESAVAAGAVGSYPAGSMPFESLRTERPALHEVTDPAFTAWLARDPARAARVRAFGIHSVMAVPLAARGTTLGVAFFVRHRTQEAFQHDDLVLAGELAARAAVSIDNARRYTRERATAVTLQRSLLPQRLPRQAAVEVASRYLPAVPHAGVGGDWFDVIPLSGARVALVVGDVVGHGLVASATMGRLRTAVRTLADIDLPCDELLTHIDDLVARLNTEEEGDTGGRPAGSTETSSDVGATCLYAVYDPVTRRCSLAAAGHPAPAVVSPEGTVDLVGLPAAPPLGVSGLPYEATEVVLPEGSLLALYTNGLVETPDRDLDTGVHRLRKALARPAASLDALCDTVLAELLPQRPADDVALLIARTRALDARQVATWSVPSDPSAVAQTRKDVVAQLERWGLSDAEFVTELVVSELVTNAIRHAEPPVQLRLIHDSTLICEVSDGGNTAPHLRRARTYDEGGRGLLLVAQLTERWGTRQSAAGKTIWAEQTLPPA
- a CDS encoding DUF4383 domain-containing protein codes for the protein MSTPASHRAARAPVQQAALLLGLVFVVVGALGFIPGVTTDYGSLEFASHESGAELFALFQVSILHNLVHLAYGLTGLILAGTAAGAYAYLLVGGAVYLVLWVYGLSVGHDSDANFVPLNTADDWLHLVLGIAMIGLGLALGRRGARTETR